A single window of Lutzomyia longipalpis isolate SR_M1_2022 chromosome 1, ASM2433408v1 DNA harbors:
- the LOC129787334 gene encoding serine protease gd-like: MILMKFLVIFSAFQIAIAQRYNVCGDAGLKFVYMSAELGWVGIGWAWIRDLGDVRKFKLDLEYESSTEPDPNNLGKLQILNIIPVNHPQNDRLLNMVYEFKPAAQKHKTNVTKIVWDGETICDLNVTKPYVVKIHTDYNFYTKERTFRTEVINRLTPKPTVEPVQLNSSTEDYDDSEVVGCGRVDTRNIYVPLVLEGQTIERGQWPWLVSVYSYSKSKLGFRCGATLISNKLVVTAAHCFFDVYNRKINSDDVLIILGQYNLKRPQDQGSEIVYPESVNIHPTYRKLTKIDSDIAVVVLAERVRFTHYIRPACLWKGPDTKDSIVGKRGYIAGWGRDEHGNFFSELPKQSEIPVVSDETCLRSHEVFVRITSSVTFCAGWRNGTEGPCNGDSGGPFVFKKDGRWTLRGVVSTSLLTDGSNTCNLNEYVVFTDVAQFTDWITSFDTDYIY; the protein is encoded by the exons atgattttaatgaagtttttagtcatttttagTGCTTTTCAAATTGCAATTGCACAGAGATACAATGTTTGTGGTGATGCGGGACTGAAATTTGTGTATATGAGTGCAGAATTGGGTTGGGTTGGCATTGGTTGGGCATGGATTCGTGATCTGGGAGATGTCCGGAAGTTTAAACTGGATTTAGAATATGAATCATCAACAGAACCTGATCCTAATAATTTAGGAAAACtacaaattttgaatattatacCAGTTAATCATCCACAAAATGATAGATTACTAAATATGGTCTATGAATTTAAGCCTGCGGCTCAGAAACACAAAACAAATGTTACGAAAATAGTTTGGGATGGTGAAACGATCTGTGATCTAAATG TAACAAAGCCATATGTGGTTAAAATACACACTGATTACAATTTCTACACAAAGGAACGAACGTTTAGAACAGAAGTGATTAATAGATTAACACCAAAACCAACAGTTGAACCTGTTCAATTGAATTCTAGCACAGAAGATTATGATGATAG TGAGGTTGTTGGATGTGGTAGAGTTGATACAAGGAACATTTATGTGCCATTAGTCCTTGAAGGGCAGACTATAGAAAGAGGACAATGGCCATGGTTAGTCTCAGTCTACTCGTACTCAAAATCGAAATTAGGATTCCGATGTGGAGCTACACTCATCTCTAATAAATTAGTTGTAACGGCTGCTCATTGCTTCTTTGATGTTTACAATCGAAAAATCAATTCAGATGATGTCCTCATCATTCTAGGACAGTATAACCTAAAAAGACCACAAGATCAAGGCAGCGAAATTGTTTATCCCGAAAGTGTGAATATTCACCCAACATATCGGAAACTAACAAAAATTGATTCAGATATTGCGGTTGTTGTTCTGGCCGAAAGAGTTCGCTTCACTCACTACATCCGTCCTGCATGCCTGTGGAAGGGTCCGGATACTAAAGACAGCATTGTTGGGAAGAGAGGATACATTGCTGGGTGGGGACGTGATGAacatggaaatttcttttcggAATTACCCAAACAAAGTGAAATTCCCGTAGTTTCCGATGAAACATGTCTACGATCCCATGAAGTTTTCGTCAGAATTACATCTTCAGTAACATTCTGCGCAGGATGGCGCAATGGAACTGAAGGTCCTTGCAATGGTGACTCAGGAGGGccatttgtttttaaaaaggatGGTCGTTGGACTCTGAGAGGTGTTGTTTCAACATCCCTGCTCACTGATGGCAGCAATACTTGCAATCTCAATGAATACGTCGTCTTTACGGATGTGGCTCAATTTACAGACTGGATTACTTCTTTTGATACTGATTATATATATTAA
- the LOC129787352 gene encoding serine protease gd-like, translated as MHDEYNFYTKEQKLRTEVVNRLTPKPTVEPVQLNSSTEDYDDSEVVGCGRVDTRNIYVPLVLEGQTIERGQWPWLVSIYSYSKSKLGFRCGATLISNKLVVTAAHCFFDVYNRKINSDDVLIILGQYNLKRPQDQGSEIVYPESVNIHPTYRKLTKIDSDIAVVVLAERVRFTHYIRPACLWKGPDTKDSIVGKRGYIAGWGRDEYGNFFSELPKQSEIPVVSDETCLRSHEVFVRITSSVTFCAGWRNGTEGPCNGDSGGPFVFKKDDRWTLRGVVSTSLLTDGSNTCNLNEYVVFTDVAQFTDWITSFDTDYTY; from the exons ATGCACGACGAGTACAATTTCTACACAAAGGAACAAAAGTTAAGAACAGAAGTGGTTAATAGATTAACACCAAAACCAACAGTTGAACCTGTTCAATTGAATTCTAGCACAGAAGATTATGATGacag TGAGGTTGTTGGATGTGGTAGAGTAGATACAAGGAACATTTATGTGCCATTAGTCCTTGAAGGGCAGACTATAGAAAGAGGACAATGGCCATGGTTAGTTTCTATCTATTCCTACTCAAAATCGAAATTAGGATTCCGATGTGGAGCTACACTCATCTCTAATAAATTAGTTGTAACGGCTGCTCATTGCTTCTTTGATGTTTACAATCGAAAAATCAATTCAGATGATGTCCTCATCATTCTTGGACAGTATAACCTAAAAAGACCACAAGATCAAGGCAGCGAAATTGTTTATCCCGAAAGTGTGAATATTCACCCAACATATCGGAAACTAACAAAAATTGATTCAGATATTGCGGTTGTTGTTCTGGCCGAAAGAGTTCGCTTCACTCACTACATCCGTCCTGCATGCCTGTGGAAGGGTCCGGATACTAAAGACAGCATTGTTGGGAAGAGAGGATACATTGCTGGGTGGGGACGTGATGaatatggaaatttcttttcggAATTACCCAAACAAAGTGAAATTCCCGTAGTTTCCGATGAAACATGTCTACGATCCCATGAAGTTTTCGTCAGAATTACATCTTCAGTAACATTCTGCGCAGGATGGCGCAATGGAACTGAAGGTCCTTGCAATGGTGACTCAGGAGGGccatttgtttttaaaaaggatGATCGTTGGACTCTGAGAGGTGTTGTTTCAACATCCCTGCTCACTGATGGCAGCAATACCTGCAATCTCAATGAATACGTCGTCTTTACGGATGTGGCTCAATTTACAGACTGGATTACTTCTTTTGATACTGATTATACATATTAA
- the LOC129787327 gene encoding serine protease gd-like, whose product MSNSMYLLQIFVILSIVCTVISQRYDVCEDSGLRYVYINEELEWAGLGWAWTSETLRRHNVTIEIVFATVKPSDPNNLGSIKILAFVPTLNDIDELRWNMAYEWIFPTQNPLPDVLDIIWNGDSICNSTGKLGKSCILQFSISRLVFIIYLAVRTPEKPYVVRVQAVYNDYTKERSFSAEIVESPETTTTPAPISLYVNDDDSETVGCGRVDTSNIYVPLVLEGQTIERGQWPWLVSVYSYSNLKLGFQCGATLISNKLVVTAAHCFFDVNNRQVNSEDVLIILGQYNLKRPKDERTKIVYPESVNIHPKYKKHNKIHSDIAVVVIPERVRFTTYIRPACLWKGPETKTSLVGKTGFIAGWGRDENGNFFTELPKQSEIPVVSDETCLRSNEAFVRITSEVTFCAGWRNGTEGPCNGDSGGPLVFEKDGRWTLRGVVSTSLLTDGSNTCNLNEYVVFTDVSQFTDWITSFDTDYSY is encoded by the exons ATGTCCAATTCAATGTATTTGTTACAAATTTTTGTGATTCTAAGTATTGTTTGTACTGTGATTTCTCAAAGATACGATGTGTGCGAAGATTCAGGATTAAGATATGTGTACATAAATGAAGAATTGGAATGGGCTGGTCTTGGATGGGCATGGACATCAGAAACACTCAGAAGACACAATGTAACGATAGAAATAGTGTTCGCAACAGTGAAGCCATCAGATCCCAATAATTTGGGATCTATCAAAATACTAGCTTTCGTTCCAACCCTGAATGATATAGATGAACTCAGATGGAATATGGCGTACGAATGGATATTCCCAACACAGAATCCACTACCGGATGTACTAGATATAATATGGAATGGTGATAGTATATGTAATAGTACTGGTAAGTTAGGCAAATCTTGCATTCTACAGTTTTCTATTAGTAGATtagtttttataatttatttagctgTGAGAACTCCTGAGAAACCTTATGTAGTAAGAGTACAGGCAGTCTACAATGATTACACAAAGGAAAGATCGTTTTCTGCTGAAATTGTTGAATCCCCAGAAACTACAACAACTCCTGCTCCAATATCTCTATATGTAAATGATGATGATAG tgaaaCTGTGGGATGTGGTAGAGTAGATACATCGAATATTTATGTGCCATTAGTTTTGGAAGGACAGACTATAGAAAGAGGACAGTGGCCATGGTTGGTCTCAGTTTACTCTTATTCAAATCTGAAATTAGGATTCCAATGCGGAGCTACACTCATCTCCAATAAATTAGTTGTAACGGCTGCTCATTGCTTCTTCGATGTCAACAACCGACAAGTAAATTCTGAAGATGTTCTTATCATCCTAGGACAGTATAACCTTAAAAGACCCAAAgatgaaagaacaaaaatcgTATACCCGGAAAGCGTCAACATACACCCAAAATATAAGAAGCACAACAAAATTCACTCAGACATTGCAGTTGTTGTTATACCTGAGCGCGTTCGTTTTACAACGTACATCAGGCCTGCTTGCCTCTGGAAGGGTCCTGAAACGAAAACTAGTCTTGTTGGGAAGACGGGATTTATTGCCGGGTGGGGTCGTGATGAAAATGGAAACTTCTTCACGGAACTTCCGAAACAAAGTGAGATTCCTGTGGTTTCAGACGAAACCTGCTTACGCTCTAATGAAGCTTTTGTCAGAATTACTTCGGAGGTGACTTTTTGCGCTGGATGGCGCAATGGGACGGAAGGTCCTTGTAATGGTGACTCGGGAGGACCTCTTGTTTTTGAAAAGGATGGTCGTTGGACTCTTAGAGGAGTTGTTTCAACATCCTTACTCACTGATGGCAGCAATACCTGCAATCTCAATGAATACGTCGTCTTCACAGATGTGTCACAATTTACAGATTGGATTACTTCTTTTGATACAGATTATTCATATTAG
- the LOC129787329 gene encoding serine protease gd-like isoform X2: protein MILVKFLVIFSAFQIAIAQRYNVCGDSGLRLVYMDGELGWVGIGWAWTQDMGQLRKVDLDLEYESSIEPDPNNLGKLQILNMIPLNDPKNEKFLNMVYEFNLASQEQIPDITKIVWKGVTLCDLNVTKPYLVKMHAEYNYYTKERTLTTEVVNRFKSKPTVAPVQLIASTEDYDDSETVGCGKVDLTNIYVPLVLEGQTIERGTWPWLVSVYSYSNLRLGFRCGATLVSNKLVITAAHCFFDVYNRQVKSEDVLIILGQYNLKRPQDQGSKIVYPESVNIHPKYQKLTKIDSDIAVVVMAERVRFTHYIRPACLWKGPDTKDSIVGKRGYIAGWGRDEHGNFFSELPKQSEIPVVSDETCLRSHEVFVRITSSVTFCAGWRNGTEGPCNGDSGGPLVFDRNGRWTLRGVVSTSLLTDGSNTCNLNEYVIFTDVAQFTDWITSFDNEYTY from the exons atgattttagtgaagtttttagtcatttttagTGCTTTTCAAATTGCAATTGCACAGAGGTACAATGTTTGTGGTGATTCGGGACTGAGACTTGTGTATATGGATGGAGAATTGGGATGGGTTGGCATTGGTTGGGCATGGACTCAGGATATGGGACAACTACGCAAGGTTGATTTGGATTTAGAGTATGAATCATCAATAGAACCTGATCCCAATAATTTAGGAAAACTACAAATTTTGAATATGATACCACTGAATGAtccgaaaaatgaaaagttcttaaatatGGTTTATGAATTTAACCTTGCGTCTCAGGAACAAATTCCAGATATTACGAAAATAGTTTGGAAAGGTGTAACGCTCTGTGATCTAAATG TAACAAAACCATATTTGGTTAAAATGCACGCTGAGTACAATTACTACACAAAGGAAAGAACGCTAACGACCGAAGTAGTTAATAGGTTTAAATCGAAACCAACAGTTGCGCCTGTTCAATTGATAGCTAGTACAGAAGACTATGATGATAG tgaaACTGTTGGATGTGGTAAAGTAGACTTGACAAACATTTATGTGCCATTAGTTCTTGAAGGGCAGACAATTGAAAGGGGAACGTGGCCATGGTTAGTCTCGGTCTATTCTTACTCTAATCTAAGACTAGGATTCCGATGTGGAGCTACGCTTGTTTCCAACAAACTAGTTATAACTGCTGCTCATTGTTTCTTCGATGTCTACAATCGACAAGTAAAGTCTGAGGATGTTCTTATCATCCTTGGGCAATACAATCTCAAAAGACCTCAGGATCAAGGAAGCAAAATTGTTTATCCCGAAAGCGTTAATATTCATCCGAAATATcagaaattaacaaaaattgattCAGATATTGCGGTTGTTGTTATGGCCGAAAGAGTTCGCTTCACTCACTACATTCGTCCTGCATGCCTGTGGAAGGGTCCTGATACTAAAGACAGCATTGTTGGGAAGAGAGGATACATCGCTGGGTGGGGACGTGATGAacatgggaattttttttcggaattACCCAAACAAAGTGAAATTCCCGTAGTTTCCGATGAAACATGTCTACGATCCCATGAAGTTTTCGTCAGAATTACATCTTCGGTAACATTCTGCGCAGGATGGCGCAATGGGACGGAGGGTCCTTGCAATGGTGACTCAGGAGGACCTCTTGTCTTTGACAGAAATGGCCGTTGGACTCTGAGAGGTGTTGTTTCAACATCTCTGCTCACTGATGGCAGCAATACCTGCAATCTCAATGAATACGTCATATTCACAGACGTGGCTCAATTTACAGATTGGATAACTTCTTTTGATAACGAGTACACCTATTAA
- the LOC129787351 gene encoding serine protease gd-like, translating to MHDEYNFYTKEQKLRTEVVNRLTPKPTVEPVQLNSSTEDYDDSEVVGCGRVDTRNIYVPLVLEGQTIERGQWPWLVSIYSYSKSKLGFRCGATLISNKLVVTAAHCFFDVFNRRINSDDVLIILGQYNLKRPQDQGSEIVYPESVNIHPTYRKLTKIDSDIAVVVLAERVRFTHYIRPACLWKGPDTKDSIVGKRGYIAGWGRDEYGNFFSELPKQSEIPVVSDETCLRSHEVFVRITSSVTFCAGWRNGTEGPCNGDSGGPFVFKKDGRWTLRGVVSTSLLTDGSNTCNLNEYVIFTDVAQFTDWITSFDNEYTY from the exons ATGCACGACGAGTACAATTTCTACACAAAGGAACAAAAGTTAAGAACAGAAGTGGTTAATAGATTAACACCAAAACCAACAGTTGAACCTGTTCAATTGAATTCTAGCACAGAAGATTATGATGacag TGAGGTTGTTGGATGTGGTAGAGTAGATACAAGGAACATTTATGTGCCATTAGTCCTTGAAGGGCAGACTATAGAAAGAGGACAATGGCCATGGTTAGTTTCTATCTATTCCTACTCAAAATCGAAATTAGGATTCCGATGTGGAGCTACACTCATCTCTAATAAGTTAGTTGTAACGGCTGCTCATTGCTTCTTTGATGTCTTCAATCGAAGAATCAATTCAGATGATGTCCTCATCATTCTTGGACAGTATAACCTAAAAAGACCACAAGATCAAGGCAGCGAAATTGTTTATCCCGAAAGTGTGAATATTCACCCAACATATCGGAAACTAACAAAAATTGATTCAGATATTGCGGTTGTTGTTCTGGCCGAAAGAGTTCGCTTCACTCACTACATCCGTCCTGCATGCCTGTGGAAGGGTCCTGATACTAAAGACAGCATTGTTGGGAAGAGAGGATACATTGCTGGGTGGGGACGTGATGaatatggaaatttcttttcggAATTACCCAaacaaagtgaaattcctgTAGTTTCCGATGAAACATGTCTACGATCCCATGAAGTTTTCGTCAGAATTACATCTTCAGTAACATTTTGTGCAGGATGGCGCAATGGAACAGAAGGTCCTTGCAATGGTGACTCAGGAGGGccatttgtttttaaaaaggatGGTCGTTGGACTCTGAGAGGTGTTGTTTCAACATCCCTGCTCACTGATGGCAGCAATACCTGCAATCTCAATGAATACGTCATATTCACAGACGTAGCTCAATTTACAGATTGGATAACATCTTTTGATAACGAATACACCTATTAA
- the LOC129787329 gene encoding coagulation factor IX-like isoform X1, producing the protein MSHLMSLLQIFVILSVVCTVISQRYDVCENSGLRYVYINEKLGWVGLGWAWTARYYRIHNLELEIEFATAKPDPNNLGSLQILTLVPTANNLNEMRWNMAYEWIFPTQNPLPDPIYIIWNDLYICNNTAAKTPEKPYVVKMRAVYNDYTKERSFTAEIIETPETKTTTTSAPVPLNVNAGTTDDSETVGCGKVDTTNIYVPLVLEGQTIERGQWPWLVSVYSYSNLKLGFRCGATLISNKLVVTAAHCFFDVNNRQVKSDDVLIILGQYNLKRPQDKVTKIVYPQSVNIHPDYQKLNKIDSDIAIVVIPERVRFTTYIRPACLWKGPETKTSLVGKTGFIAGWGRDENGNFFTVLPKQSKIPVVSDETCLRSNEAFVKITSEVTFCAGWRNGTEGPCNGDSGGPFVFEKDGRWTLRGVVSTSLLTDGGNTCNLNEYVVFTDVSQFTDWITSFDTDYTY; encoded by the exons atgtCGCATTTAATGTCTTTGTTACAAATTTTTGTGATTCTAAGTGTTGTTTGTACTGTGATTTCACAAAGATACGATGTGTGCGAAAATTCGGGATTAAGATATGTGtacataaatgaaaaattgggaTGGGTTGGTCTTGGATGGGCATGGACTGCAAGATATTACAGAATACACAACTTGGAGTTGGAAATAGAATTTGCAACAGCGAAGCCGGATCCCAATAATTTAGGATCTCTCCAAATACTAACTTTAGTTCCAACCgctaataatttaaatgaaatgagaTGGAATATGGCGTACGAATGGATATTCCCAACACAGAATCCACTACCGGATccaatatatataatatggaATGATCTATATATATGTAATAATACAG ctGCGAAAACTCCCGAGAAACCTTATGTAGTAAAAATGCGAGCAGTCTACAATGATTACACAAAGGAAAGATCGTTTACTGCTGAAATTATTGAAACCCCAGAAACTAAAACTACAACAACTTCTGCCCCAGTACCTCTAAATGTGAACGCAGGAACTACAGATGATAG TGAAACGGTTGGATGTGGTAAAGTAGACACAACAAACATTTATGTGCCATTAGTTCTTGAAGGGCAGACTATAGAAAGAGGACAATGGCCATGGTTAGTCTCAGTCTATTCCTACTCCAATCTAAAACTAGGATTCCGATGCGGAGCTACACTCATCTCCAATAAATTAGTTGTAACGGCTGCTCATTGTTTCTTCGATGTCAACAACCGACAAGTAAAGTCAGATGATGTCCTCATTATACTAGGACAGTACAACCTTAAAAGGCCCCAAGATAAAGTAACAAAGATCGTGTACCCACAGAGTGTAAATATTCATCCAGACTATCAGAAGCTCAACAAAATTGATTCAGACATTGCAATTGTTGTTATTCCTGAGCGCGTTCGTTTTACAACGTACATCAGGCCTGCTTGTCTCTGGAAGGGTCCTGAAACGAAAACTAGTCTTGTTGGGAAGACGGGATTCATTGCCGGGTGGGGTCGTGATGAAAATGGAAACTTCTTCACGGTACTTCCGAAACAAAGTAAGATTCCTGTGGTTTCAGACGAAACCTGCTTGCGCTCCAATGAAGCTTTTGTCAAAATTACTTCGGAGGTGACTTTCTGTGCAGGATGGCGCAATGGGACTGAAGGTCCTTGCAATGGTGACTCAGGAGGGCcatttgtttttgaaaaagatGGTCGTTGGACTCTCAGAGGTGTTGTTTCAACATCCTTACTCACTGATGGCGGTAATACCTGCAATTTGAATGAATACGTCGTCTTCACGGATGTGTCACAATTTACAGACTGGATTACTTCTTTTGATACAGATTATACATATTAA
- the LOC129787329 gene encoding serine protease gd-like isoform X4: protein MRAVYNDYTKERSFTAEIIETPETKTTTTSAPVPLNVNAGTTDDSETVGCGKVDTTNIYVPLVLEGQTIERGQWPWLVSVYSYSNLKLGFRCGATLISNKLVVTAAHCFFDVNNRQVKSDDVLIILGQYNLKRPQDKVTKIVYPQSVNIHPDYQKLNKIDSDIAIVVIPERVRFTTYIRPACLWKGPETKTSLVGKTGFIAGWGRDENGNFFTVLPKQSKIPVVSDETCLRSNEAFVKITSEVTFCAGWRNGTEGPCNGDSGGPFVFEKDGRWTLRGVVSTSLLTDGGNTCNLNEYVVFTDVSQFTDWITSFDTDYTY from the exons ATGCGAGCAGTCTACAATGATTACACAAAGGAAAGATCGTTTACTGCTGAAATTATTGAAACCCCAGAAACTAAAACTACAACAACTTCTGCCCCAGTACCTCTAAATGTGAACGCAGGAACTACAGATGATAG TGAAACGGTTGGATGTGGTAAAGTAGACACAACAAACATTTATGTGCCATTAGTTCTTGAAGGGCAGACTATAGAAAGAGGACAATGGCCATGGTTAGTCTCAGTCTATTCCTACTCCAATCTAAAACTAGGATTCCGATGCGGAGCTACACTCATCTCCAATAAATTAGTTGTAACGGCTGCTCATTGTTTCTTCGATGTCAACAACCGACAAGTAAAGTCAGATGATGTCCTCATTATACTAGGACAGTACAACCTTAAAAGGCCCCAAGATAAAGTAACAAAGATCGTGTACCCACAGAGTGTAAATATTCATCCAGACTATCAGAAGCTCAACAAAATTGATTCAGACATTGCAATTGTTGTTATTCCTGAGCGCGTTCGTTTTACAACGTACATCAGGCCTGCTTGTCTCTGGAAGGGTCCTGAAACGAAAACTAGTCTTGTTGGGAAGACGGGATTCATTGCCGGGTGGGGTCGTGATGAAAATGGAAACTTCTTCACGGTACTTCCGAAACAAAGTAAGATTCCTGTGGTTTCAGACGAAACCTGCTTGCGCTCCAATGAAGCTTTTGTCAAAATTACTTCGGAGGTGACTTTCTGTGCAGGATGGCGCAATGGGACTGAAGGTCCTTGCAATGGTGACTCAGGAGGGCcatttgtttttgaaaaagatGGTCGTTGGACTCTCAGAGGTGTTGTTTCAACATCCTTACTCACTGATGGCGGTAATACCTGCAATTTGAATGAATACGTCGTCTTCACGGATGTGTCACAATTTACAGACTGGATTACTTCTTTTGATACAGATTATACATATTAA
- the LOC129787329 gene encoding coagulation factor IX-like isoform X3: MILVKFLVIFSAFQIAIAQRYNVCGDSGLRLVYMDGELGWVGIGWAWTQDMGQLRKVDLDLEYESSIEPDPNNLGKLQILNMIPLNDPKNEKFLNMVYEFNLASQEQIPDITKIVWKGVTLCDLNVTKPYLVKMHAEYNYYTKERTLTTEVVNRFKSKPTVAPVQLIASTEDYDDSETVGCGKVDTTNIYVPLVLEGQTIERGQWPWLVSVYSYSNLKLGFRCGATLISNKLVVTAAHCFFDVNNRQVKSDDVLIILGQYNLKRPQDKVTKIVYPQSVNIHPDYQKLNKIDSDIAIVVIPERVRFTTYIRPACLWKGPETKTSLVGKTGFIAGWGRDENGNFFTVLPKQSKIPVVSDETCLRSNEAFVKITSEVTFCAGWRNGTEGPCNGDSGGPFVFEKDGRWTLRGVVSTSLLTDGGNTCNLNEYVVFTDVSQFTDWITSFDTDYTY, translated from the exons atgattttagtgaagtttttagtcatttttagTGCTTTTCAAATTGCAATTGCACAGAGGTACAATGTTTGTGGTGATTCGGGACTGAGACTTGTGTATATGGATGGAGAATTGGGATGGGTTGGCATTGGTTGGGCATGGACTCAGGATATGGGACAACTACGCAAGGTTGATTTGGATTTAGAGTATGAATCATCAATAGAACCTGATCCCAATAATTTAGGAAAACTACAAATTTTGAATATGATACCACTGAATGAtccgaaaaatgaaaagttcttaaatatGGTTTATGAATTTAACCTTGCGTCTCAGGAACAAATTCCAGATATTACGAAAATAGTTTGGAAAGGTGTAACGCTCTGTGATCTAAATG TAACAAAACCATATTTGGTTAAAATGCACGCTGAGTACAATTACTACACAAAGGAAAGAACGCTAACGACCGAAGTAGTTAATAGGTTTAAATCGAAACCAACAGTTGCGCCTGTTCAATTGATAGCTAGTACAGAAGACTATGATGATAG TGAAACGGTTGGATGTGGTAAAGTAGACACAACAAACATTTATGTGCCATTAGTTCTTGAAGGGCAGACTATAGAAAGAGGACAATGGCCATGGTTAGTCTCAGTCTATTCCTACTCCAATCTAAAACTAGGATTCCGATGCGGAGCTACACTCATCTCCAATAAATTAGTTGTAACGGCTGCTCATTGTTTCTTCGATGTCAACAACCGACAAGTAAAGTCAGATGATGTCCTCATTATACTAGGACAGTACAACCTTAAAAGGCCCCAAGATAAAGTAACAAAGATCGTGTACCCACAGAGTGTAAATATTCATCCAGACTATCAGAAGCTCAACAAAATTGATTCAGACATTGCAATTGTTGTTATTCCTGAGCGCGTTCGTTTTACAACGTACATCAGGCCTGCTTGTCTCTGGAAGGGTCCTGAAACGAAAACTAGTCTTGTTGGGAAGACGGGATTCATTGCCGGGTGGGGTCGTGATGAAAATGGAAACTTCTTCACGGTACTTCCGAAACAAAGTAAGATTCCTGTGGTTTCAGACGAAACCTGCTTGCGCTCCAATGAAGCTTTTGTCAAAATTACTTCGGAGGTGACTTTCTGTGCAGGATGGCGCAATGGGACTGAAGGTCCTTGCAATGGTGACTCAGGAGGGCcatttgtttttgaaaaagatGGTCGTTGGACTCTCAGAGGTGTTGTTTCAACATCCTTACTCACTGATGGCGGTAATACCTGCAATTTGAATGAATACGTCGTCTTCACGGATGTGTCACAATTTACAGACTGGATTACTTCTTTTGATACAGATTATACATATTAA